One stretch of Lucilia cuprina isolate Lc7/37 chromosome 6, ASM2204524v1, whole genome shotgun sequence DNA includes these proteins:
- the LOC124420583 gene encoding GDP-mannose 4,6 dehydratase-like — protein MAESQENSVENVTTNTNKELNGETQERKRIALITGITGQDGSYLAEFLLKKGYEVHGIIRRASTFNTSRIEHLYADPQAHKGGFMKLHYGDMTDSSSLVKIINMVKPEEIYNLAAQSHVKVSFDLSEYTAEVDAVGTLRILDAIRTCGMENKVKFYQASTSELYGKVVETPQNEQTPFYPRSPYG, from the exons atggCTGAAAGTCAAGAAAATAGTGTAGAAAATGTCACAACTAATACAAACAAAGAATTAAATGGTGAAACACAAGAAAGAAAACGTATTGCGCTAATAACCGGCATAACGGGACAg GATGGCTCTTATCTAGCAGAGTTTTTACTGAAAAAAGGCTATGAAGTGCACGGCATTATACGTAGAGCTAGCACCTTTAATACTTCACGTATAGAACATTTATATGCCGATCCACAGGCCCACAAAGGTGGCTTTATGAAATTACACTATGGTGACATGACCGATAGCAGTAGTTtagtgaaaattattaatatggtTAAACCCGAAGAAATTTATAATCTAGCTGCTCAATCCCATGTTAAAGTATCGTTTGATCTTAGTGAATATACCGCGGAAGTGGATGCCGTTGGTACTCTCCGTATATTAGATGCCATACGCACCTGTGGCATGGAGAATAAGGTGAAATTCTATCAAGCATCTACCTCAGAGTTATATGGCAAGGTAGTGGAAACACCACAAAATGAACAGACACCATTTTATCCCAGATCTCCATATG GTTAA